Sequence from the Paenibacillus tundrae genome:
ACTCCCGATCCATTGTATCTCCCCATTTCTCAGCTTCACCTATTCCGTTAATGGTCAGTGTGCCTGGGAGTGATACGGTCTCGCCTGAACCTGGAACAAACGAATTGTACCACTGTTCTGATTCTCCGATATCCTCTGGGTCAAGCGTATATCTCCACGCTCCTGCAAGTTGAAGTATTCTCTTGTCCTTATGTTGCTCTGACATGCAGTTCACTCCTATTCCACATCTTAGTCAACGCTTTTATTCTAAGTAACTCTCGTATATTATTTTAGAATAAGGGCTACTCAGAAAGGAATGAGGATATGGCTAATAACCCTAACGATCCTGCTATGTTATTGACGAGGCAGCAGTATACACACCCTCCGGGAATTCTCGTATCCGATCATTACATCCAGCCCTATGGCTACGCTTGTTATCGAGAACAAGGAACCAAAGACTGGTTAATTATTTATACTCTATCAGGTCAAGGATGGATTAATAATGGAGGCAAAGGGTACTTAAGCTGTACACCGGGGACGTTAACCATGGTATCTCCTGGCACAATCCAGGATTACTTTACGGAAGAAGGGGAAGTCTGGGAGAAACTATGGGCTCACTTTATTCCCCGCCTAAGCTGGGCCGACTGGATGCCGACTAGCAATACAGACGGGCCTTTAATTCAACTTGATCTACTTAACGAGCATTCCCGACAAGCGATTGAATCAGCCTTGTGGAGAGTGATCTCCTATCGATTACACGGAGATGCTGCGTTGAGAGATGAGCTCACCTTAAATGCGCTTGAAGAAGTCATTTTGTTAGTCGCCAGCCAGAATCAGTCGCAGAAGACGTTAGACGCACGCGTACAGGAAGTACTCAACATCATAACTCAGGAATACACAGGACAACTCCTTATTGAGGATCTAGGTAAGCGCGTGTGTCTATCTCCTTCGCGATTATCTCATTTGTTCAAGGAACAAGTCGGCGATACCATTATGGGCACACTGATGAAGCATCGTTTGAAACAAGCCGAGAAGCTGTTAAAGTACACGCTTCGTCCCGTCACTGAGATTGCTCTATCTGTTGGTTTTCATTCACCCGATTATTTCTCGCGGCAATTTGCCACTCATTTTGGCGTCACTCCATCCAACTATCGGAAGGCGTCTAGGAATGTGTTTTGACCATAATAAAGTCCGTCTGCTTCTCATCCCCCATATAGAATGAATGGGATCCCTGTTGCACAAATCCCATTCTCTTGTAGAATGCGATCGCATTCTCATTTTTCTCCCATACACCAAGCCAGATGTTGTGTTTGTTTTGTTCGTTCGCAATTTCAATAGCTTTGTTGAGCAAATGTTTGCCTAGCCCATGCTTCTGGAATGCTTTTTTTACATAAATTCGTTCAATCTCCATCGCTTCTTCGCCCATACTTTCGGATTGAGCATCGTTCATATTAACTTTCAAGTATCCGGCAAGCTCTTCATGGAAATAGATGAAGTAGAACTGTGAAGAGCGGTTAGCCAGCTCCTTTTCTAATTGTGCCGCATTAAACGCTCGCTCCAAATACTCCCTCATATTCTCAGTTGAATTCTGATCTTTAAACGTATCA
This genomic interval carries:
- a CDS encoding helix-turn-helix domain-containing protein, whose product is MANNPNDPAMLLTRQQYTHPPGILVSDHYIQPYGYACYREQGTKDWLIIYTLSGQGWINNGGKGYLSCTPGTLTMVSPGTIQDYFTEEGEVWEKLWAHFIPRLSWADWMPTSNTDGPLIQLDLLNEHSRQAIESALWRVISYRLHGDAALRDELTLNALEEVILLVASQNQSQKTLDARVQEVLNIITQEYTGQLLIEDLGKRVCLSPSRLSHLFKEQVGDTIMGTLMKHRLKQAEKLLKYTLRPVTEIALSVGFHSPDYFSRQFATHFGVTPSNYRKASRNVF
- a CDS encoding GNAT family N-acetyltransferase codes for the protein MSVKITKCTPNEVLQLKDISIETFHDTFKDQNSTENMREYLERAFNAAQLEKELANRSSQFYFIYFHEELAGYLKVNMNDAQSESMGEEAMEIERIYVKKAFQKHGLGKHLLNKAIEIANEQNKHNIWLGVWEKNENAIAFYKRMGFVQQGSHSFYMGDEKQTDFIMVKTHS